The genomic DNA CGGAGATAATATTATCTTTTATACAAGATATGCACAAATGCCAATCTCTAAATTTTCGATTTTTTAATTATGTATGTCTCATTTTTTCAACAAACAATAGTATTTAACTTCTATTTTTATTAATACTTTTTTGTTTAAATCCGTGTGTGTCTTCACTAATTTTCTCAATAAGACAAAATATAATTAATATTGACATAATTAAAAAACACATGATATTATATTCCTACTAATCCGATATGAATTTAATGTTAATGATCCGACCAGACCACTGAAGGCTCCCTTAAGAAGGGAGCTTTTTTTATTAAAACTTTAATGAAGAAGGAGGACTTAAAAATGGACCCAAAATTAGTACATAAAAAACAAGTGGCTATTAGAGGAGTTTCAATCATCAGTATTGCCCTGATACTGATCATTTGGACAGTGAGTACAAATTTAAAATGGGTTGAACCTATTTTTCTCCCTACTCCCCAATCCGTTTGGAGGACATTTTTAGAGTTAGTACAAGATGGATATAAGGGAGCTTCGTTAAGCACTCATATCTTAAACAGTTTGTACAGGCTATTTATATCCTTAATTTTAGCAATTTTCACAGCTGTGCCACTCGGAATTCTCTGTGGCTACTCAAAATATATACTTGCAATTTTTGATCCTATTATTGAATTTTATAGACCTCTTCCTCCACTAGCCTATTATGCCTTACTTGTTTTATGGCTAGGAATTGATAATAAATCGAAAGTTGCACTTTTATTTTTAAGTGCTTTTGCTCCGTTGTTTATTTCAACTGTATCTAGTGTACAACGGGTACCACAAGATCGTATAAATGGTGCATTATCTTTAGGAGCTTCAAAACAGAAAGTATTTTTATACATAATTCTCCC from Bacillus methanolicus MGA3 includes the following:
- a CDS encoding ABC transporter permease, producing MDPKLVHKKQVAIRGVSIISIALILIIWTVSTNLKWVEPIFLPTPQSVWRTFLELVQDGYKGASLSTHILNSLYRLFISLILAIFTAVPLGILCGYSKYILAIFDPIIEFYRPLPPLAYYALLVLWLGIDNKSKVALLFLSAFAPLFISTVSSVQRVPQDRINGALSLGASKQKVFLYIILPSCLPDIITGLRTAIGVTYATLVAAEMVAATSGIGWMVLDASKYLRSDIVFVGIILMGVIAILMDGIIRWYQHLKFSWVGKQD